Proteins encoded within one genomic window of Xylophilus sp. GOD-11R:
- a CDS encoding mechanosensitive ion channel family protein has product MPDLSDLTPWIATAVAAVIAVVVALLLHRVAAMVLLRATGHAPVVNAIVRAIQRPTRLLLPVLALQVVWQAARDDMDFILNIRHLNGLVLIATVTWLAISAINGLAAGIIAQHPADVDDNLQARRIHTQARVLSRSAIVIVLLAGAAMMLMTFPGAKQVGASLLASAGVIGIVAGLAAKPVFSNLIAGLQIALAQPIRIDDVLIVQGEWGRVDEITGSYVVLKIWDDRRLIIPLQWFIENPFQNWTRTGSQLLGSVFLNVDFRMPVAPLRAALEKMMPNYPEWDRRFFNLQVTDVTEKTMQLRILCTAQNSSKAFDLRCKVREDMIAFMQKEYPQYLPTMRFLNEKDVASGAVQTPPEPQVMPRQDRSDAGIAATPSAPDH; this is encoded by the coding sequence ATGCCCGATTTGTCGGACCTGACACCCTGGATCGCCACCGCCGTCGCCGCTGTCATCGCGGTGGTGGTCGCCCTGCTCTTGCACCGCGTCGCCGCGATGGTGCTGTTGCGCGCCACCGGCCATGCACCGGTAGTCAACGCCATCGTCCGCGCCATCCAGCGCCCGACCCGATTGCTGCTGCCGGTGCTGGCCCTGCAGGTCGTCTGGCAGGCAGCGCGCGACGACATGGATTTCATCCTGAACATCCGGCACCTCAACGGCCTCGTGTTGATCGCCACCGTGACGTGGCTGGCCATCAGCGCCATCAACGGATTGGCAGCCGGCATCATCGCCCAGCACCCCGCCGACGTAGACGACAACCTGCAGGCGCGTCGCATCCATACCCAGGCGCGCGTACTGTCGCGCAGCGCCATCGTCATCGTGCTGCTAGCCGGTGCCGCCATGATGCTCATGACGTTTCCCGGCGCCAAGCAGGTCGGGGCCAGCCTGCTGGCTTCGGCCGGCGTGATCGGCATCGTTGCCGGCCTGGCCGCCAAACCCGTCTTCAGCAACCTCATCGCCGGGCTGCAGATCGCGCTGGCGCAGCCGATCCGGATCGACGACGTGCTCATCGTGCAGGGCGAGTGGGGCCGCGTCGATGAAATCACCGGGTCTTACGTGGTGCTGAAGATCTGGGACGACCGGCGCTTGATCATTCCGCTTCAGTGGTTCATCGAAAACCCGTTCCAGAACTGGACACGCACCGGCTCGCAGCTGCTCGGTTCGGTCTTCCTCAATGTCGACTTTCGCATGCCGGTCGCGCCGCTGCGCGCCGCACTCGAAAAGATGATGCCGAACTATCCCGAATGGGACCGCCGTTTTTTCAATCTTCAAGTGACCGACGTGACCGAGAAGACGATGCAGCTGCGGATTCTCTGCACGGCACAAAACTCCAGCAAGGCCTTCGACCTGCGCTGCAAGGTACGTGAAGACATGATCGCCTTCATGCAGAAGGAGTACCCGCAATATCTGCCGACCATGCGGTTTCTCAACGAAAAAGACGTGGCGTCCGGCGCGGTGCAGACGCCGCCGGAACCACAGGTCATGCCCCGGCAGGATCGCTCGGACGCCGGCATCGCCGCCACGCCCAGCGCACCCGATCACTGA
- a CDS encoding FUSC family protein — protein sequence MSRTESIQTALLRRAESWSVWRSVRRTVWRLMFSVLGPHVTNGLSVATGLVGTALILYAIGGLTAAATAGVGILIATMADLPAQKHHKLQQMLPGPALGVPLFLAMQLSHQSVQQQAMVLICGSFVSFLAMAWGKRGGPVSAGMMFSMVFALAEHPPAGFIEALHRTGWFALGAGIYLVYGVVANGLLNSLYRNQLLADALKAFAGILRTQARRFDGQVHASGVMSAMLTQQAALADALQSARDLVLESPRTAPRQRRAAILMALLDARDHLLACDLDIDALARQGENATVQPALRDTLLFRARQLEKLATALLLGRGAPTKPEPYRPIPELSAPHNAALRDVIGRVATIGAEVDRMYGLAHGQIKADIAAVRETWQLFISSTTWSWLPLRSLSGWYAPTLRYALRGSLAIAIGYAVSRHLPWAAHSYWILATIVVVLRANLAQTLERRNARIAGTIFGCVLVMVILATHPEPEIVLAAIALSAAVAHAFVLRRYFITSVAATLLGLMQAHLLAADVHPVFAAAERVADTVIGALIAWGCSYVLPVWEKSSVPQLVKRALSAQARHAQLALTLGDTNTPDLQWRLARREAYDSLSALVQATARSRSEPRAVQPALEPLETLQALSYHMLAHLTAVKSLLLLRRGQLDMASAEPALAAAASTIVRALTGGEPAAPKRSKAAAADPSQVRPPDMLASDLTPWLLERLGLSQGLAAQMRAEADRSLGA from the coding sequence GTGAGCCGGACCGAATCGATCCAGACGGCGCTGCTGCGCCGCGCTGAATCGTGGAGCGTGTGGCGCAGCGTGCGCCGCACGGTCTGGCGGCTGATGTTCTCGGTACTCGGCCCGCACGTCACCAACGGGCTGTCGGTGGCCACCGGCCTGGTCGGCACCGCGCTCATCCTCTATGCGATCGGCGGGCTCACCGCAGCGGCCACGGCCGGCGTCGGCATCCTGATCGCCACCATGGCCGACCTGCCGGCCCAAAAGCACCACAAGCTCCAGCAGATGCTGCCTGGCCCGGCGCTGGGCGTACCGCTGTTTCTGGCCATGCAGCTGTCGCACCAGTCGGTGCAGCAGCAGGCGATGGTGCTGATCTGCGGATCCTTCGTCTCGTTCCTGGCCATGGCCTGGGGCAAGCGCGGCGGCCCGGTCAGCGCCGGCATGATGTTCTCGATGGTGTTCGCGCTGGCCGAGCATCCGCCGGCCGGCTTCATTGAGGCCTTGCACCGCACCGGCTGGTTTGCGCTCGGCGCGGGCATCTACCTGGTCTACGGCGTGGTGGCCAACGGGCTGCTCAACAGCCTCTACCGCAACCAGCTGTTGGCCGATGCGCTGAAGGCCTTCGCCGGCATCCTGCGCACCCAGGCCCGCCGCTTCGACGGCCAGGTGCATGCCAGCGGCGTGATGTCGGCCATGCTCACCCAGCAGGCAGCGTTGGCCGACGCGCTGCAGTCGGCACGCGACCTGGTGCTGGAATCGCCCCGCACCGCGCCACGCCAGCGCCGTGCCGCGATCCTGATGGCTCTGCTCGATGCGCGCGACCACCTACTGGCCTGCGACCTCGACATCGACGCCCTCGCCCGCCAGGGCGAAAACGCCACCGTGCAACCCGCCCTGCGCGACACCCTGCTGTTTCGCGCGCGCCAGCTCGAGAAGCTCGCTACCGCCCTGCTGCTGGGCCGTGGCGCACCGACCAAGCCGGAACCCTATCGGCCGATCCCCGAGCTGAGTGCGCCGCACAACGCGGCTTTGCGCGACGTGATCGGCCGCGTGGCCACCATCGGCGCGGAAGTCGACCGCATGTACGGGCTGGCGCACGGCCAGATCAAGGCCGACATCGCCGCCGTGCGCGAAACCTGGCAGCTATTCATCAGCTCGACGACCTGGAGCTGGCTGCCGCTGCGTTCGCTGTCGGGCTGGTACGCGCCCACGCTGCGTTATGCGCTGCGCGGTTCGCTGGCGATCGCCATCGGCTACGCGGTGTCGCGCCACCTGCCCTGGGCGGCGCACAGCTACTGGATATTGGCGACCATCGTCGTCGTGCTGCGCGCCAACCTGGCGCAGACGCTGGAACGCCGCAACGCCCGGATCGCCGGCACCATCTTCGGCTGCGTGCTCGTCATGGTGATCCTCGCTACGCATCCGGAACCCGAAATAGTGCTGGCAGCCATCGCGCTGTCGGCGGCCGTGGCACACGCCTTCGTGCTGCGGCGCTACTTCATCACCTCGGTCGCCGCCACGCTGCTCGGCCTGATGCAGGCGCACCTGCTCGCTGCCGACGTGCATCCGGTGTTCGCTGCGGCCGAACGCGTGGCCGACACCGTGATCGGCGCGCTCATCGCCTGGGGCTGCAGTTATGTGTTGCCGGTCTGGGAGAAAAGCTCGGTGCCGCAGCTGGTCAAACGCGCGCTGTCGGCACAGGCGCGCCACGCGCAGCTGGCGTTGACGCTGGGCGACACCAACACCCCCGACCTGCAATGGCGCCTGGCCCGACGCGAGGCCTACGACAGCCTGTCGGCGCTGGTGCAGGCCACCGCGCGCAGCCGATCCGAGCCGCGCGCGGTGCAGCCGGCACTCGAACCTCTGGAAACACTGCAAGCGCTGAGCTATCACATGCTGGCGCATCTGACAGCAGTGAAATCCCTGCTGCTCCTGCGACGAGGACAGCTGGACATGGCCAGTGCCGAACCGGCTTTGGCCGCCGCCGCTTCGACCATCGTGCGCGCCCTCACCGGCGGCGAACCGGCGGCGCCGAAGCGCAGCAAGGCAGCGGCGGCCGATCCGTCCCAGGTCCGGCCGCCCGACATGCTGGCGTCCGACCTCACGCCTTGGCTGCTGGAGCGCCTGGGTCTGTCGCAGGGGCTCGCTGCCCAGATGCGCGCCGAAGCCGATCGCAGCCTCGGCGCCTGA
- a CDS encoding inositol monophosphatase family protein codes for MSSNLHPMLNVAIKAARAAGAIINRAALDVESVRVSQKQVNDFVTEVDHAAEAIIIETLLTAYPGHGILAEETGSQHGAQDSEFIWIIDPLDGTTNFIHGFPVYCVSIALAVRGKVEQAVVYDPTRNDLFTATKGRGAYLNERRIRVSKRTRLEESLVSTGFPFRPGDNLRRYLKIMGEVMERTAGVRRPGAAALDLAYVAAGFTDGFFETGLSPWDVAAGSLLVTEAGGLVGNFTGEADFIDQKECLAGNPRVYAQLVGLIGKYSKFAGVDDKRLAGEPAPVADSAPAEGQTPSGDEAAPAPVRRPLRVRKPTGEV; via the coding sequence ATGTCGTCGAACCTGCATCCCATGCTCAACGTGGCCATCAAGGCCGCACGCGCCGCTGGCGCCATCATCAACCGCGCGGCGCTCGACGTCGAATCCGTGCGCGTCTCGCAAAAGCAGGTCAACGACTTCGTGACCGAGGTGGACCACGCCGCCGAAGCCATCATCATCGAGACGCTGCTCACCGCGTATCCCGGCCACGGCATCCTGGCCGAGGAAACCGGTTCGCAGCACGGCGCGCAGGATTCGGAGTTCATCTGGATCATCGATCCGCTCGACGGCACCACCAACTTCATCCACGGCTTCCCGGTCTACTGCGTGAGCATCGCGCTGGCGGTACGCGGCAAGGTCGAGCAGGCCGTCGTGTACGACCCCACCCGCAACGACCTGTTCACGGCCACCAAGGGCCGTGGCGCCTACCTCAACGAGCGCCGCATCCGCGTCTCCAAGCGCACCCGCCTCGAAGAGTCGCTGGTGTCCACCGGCTTCCCCTTCCGTCCGGGCGACAACCTGCGCCGCTACCTCAAGATCATGGGCGAGGTCATGGAACGCACCGCCGGCGTTCGCCGCCCGGGCGCCGCCGCACTCGACCTAGCCTATGTGGCCGCGGGCTTCACCGACGGCTTCTTCGAAACCGGCCTGTCGCCCTGGGACGTGGCCGCCGGCTCGCTGCTGGTGACCGAGGCCGGCGGCCTGGTCGGCAACTTCACTGGCGAGGCCGATTTCATCGACCAGAAGGAATGCCTGGCGGGCAATCCGCGCGTGTATGCGCAGCTCGTCGGCCTGATCGGCAAATATTCCAAGTTCGCAGGCGTCGACGACAAGCGCCTGGCCGGTGAGCCCGCCCCCGTGGCGGACAGCGCGCCGGCCGAGGGCCAGACCCCGTCCGGCGACGAAGCCGCCCCTGCGCCCGTGCGTCGCCCGCTGCGGGTACGCAAGCCGACCGGGGAAGTCTGA
- a CDS encoding RNA methyltransferase translates to MLTRFILINTSHAGNVGATARAMKTMGFSDLVLVAPRWANVLRREETIQRASGALDVLAHARVVETLDEALEGMTHLCATAMIGRDFGPPTRSPREHLQPLAQGAAAAGEEGVAFLFGSERFGMRNEDVYRCNVALTIPTDPGFGSLNLGAAVQVIAYEWRQALGGFADAAPAVEREARRADARELAGMLDHWERALVDIGFLDPAAPKKLMPRLQQMFHRAQPTQEEIHILRGIAKSMIAAKAPMPTPAAPPRPTAGEANR, encoded by the coding sequence ATGCTTACCCGCTTCATCCTGATCAACACCAGCCATGCCGGCAACGTCGGCGCCACCGCGCGCGCCATGAAGACCATGGGCTTTTCGGACCTGGTGCTGGTGGCGCCGCGCTGGGCCAACGTGCTGCGGCGCGAGGAAACCATCCAGCGCGCCAGCGGGGCGCTGGACGTGCTGGCCCATGCGCGCGTCGTGGAAACACTCGACGAGGCGCTCGAGGGCATGACGCACCTCTGTGCCACCGCCATGATCGGCCGCGACTTCGGCCCGCCCACGCGCTCGCCGCGCGAGCACCTGCAGCCGCTGGCGCAAGGTGCCGCCGCCGCAGGCGAGGAGGGCGTGGCGTTTTTGTTCGGCAGCGAGCGCTTCGGCATGCGCAACGAAGATGTCTACCGCTGCAATGTGGCACTGACGATCCCCACCGATCCAGGCTTTGGCTCGCTCAACCTCGGCGCGGCGGTGCAGGTCATCGCCTACGAGTGGCGCCAGGCGCTCGGCGGTTTTGCCGACGCGGCACCGGCCGTGGAACGTGAAGCTCGGCGGGCCGATGCGCGCGAGCTCGCCGGCATGCTCGATCACTGGGAGCGGGCGCTGGTCGACATCGGTTTTCTCGATCCCGCCGCGCCCAAGAAACTCATGCCGCGACTGCAGCAGATGTTCCACCGGGCACAGCCGACGCAGGAAGAGATCCACATCCTGCGCGGCATCGCCAAGTCGATGATCGCGGCAAAGGCCCCGATGCCGACCCCGGCCGCGCCGCCCCGGCCCACGGCCGGCGAGGCGAACCGATAG
- the cysE gene encoding serine O-acetyltransferase — protein MFDRLRSDIQCILERDPAARSRWEVLTCYPGLHAVVLHRPAHWCWNHGLRWLGRFISHFTRWFTGIEIHPGARIGERVFFDHAMGVVVGETAEIGDGCTIYQGVTLGGTSLYKGSKRHPTLGRDVVVSAGAKVLGGFTVGDGARIGSNAVVIKPVPAGATAVGIPARIIQADAQGRREATAAKLGFSAYGITEQDDPLAQALRGLIDNAGSQEHQIALLWNAIQELSDRRAEGPCCVPAEAARTENFEADRLNELIGK, from the coding sequence ATGTTCGACCGCCTCCGCTCCGATATCCAGTGCATTCTCGAGCGCGACCCCGCCGCGCGCAGCCGCTGGGAAGTGCTGACCTGTTATCCGGGCTTGCACGCGGTGGTGCTGCATCGGCCGGCGCACTGGTGCTGGAACCACGGCCTGCGGTGGCTCGGGCGTTTCATCTCGCATTTCACGCGCTGGTTCACCGGCATCGAGATCCATCCGGGCGCCAGGATCGGCGAGCGCGTCTTCTTCGATCACGCCATGGGCGTGGTCGTCGGCGAGACGGCGGAGATCGGGGACGGCTGCACCATCTACCAGGGCGTCACGCTCGGCGGCACCTCGCTCTACAAGGGCTCCAAGCGCCATCCCACGCTGGGCCGCGACGTGGTGGTGAGCGCGGGCGCCAAGGTGCTCGGCGGCTTCACCGTGGGCGACGGCGCGCGCATCGGCAGCAATGCGGTGGTCATCAAGCCGGTGCCGGCCGGGGCGACTGCGGTGGGCATTCCGGCGCGCATCATCCAGGCCGATGCGCAAGGGCGGCGCGAGGCCACGGCGGCCAAGCTGGGTTTTTCAGCCTACGGCATCACCGAGCAGGACGATCCGCTGGCCCAGGCCTTGCGCGGCCTGATCGACAACGCGGGCTCGCAGGAGCACCAGATCGCGCTGCTCTGGAACGCGATCCAGGAGCTGTCGGACCGCCGCGCCGAAGGCCCGTGCTGCGTGCCGGCCGAAGCCGCCCGCACCGAGAACTTCGAGGCCGACCGGCTCAACGAGCTGATCGGCAAGTAG
- the mog gene encoding molybdopterin adenylyltransferase: MTDRVRIGIVSISDRASTGVYEDKGLPALRDWLQRALVNPIEFAPRLIPDDQQTISDALIELVDAGCSLVLTTGGTGPAPRDVTPEATLAVADKVLPGFGEQMRQIGLVFVPTAILSRQVGVVRGKSLILNLPGQPKAIAETLEGLKHPDGTQRVSGIFAAVPYCIDLIGGPYLETDESVCKAFRPKSAIRPA, encoded by the coding sequence ATGACTGATCGAGTCCGCATCGGCATCGTCTCGATCAGCGACCGGGCCTCCACCGGCGTCTACGAGGACAAGGGCCTGCCCGCGTTGCGCGATTGGCTGCAGCGGGCGCTGGTCAACCCGATCGAGTTCGCCCCGCGCCTGATCCCTGACGACCAGCAGACCATCAGCGACGCCCTGATCGAGCTGGTGGACGCCGGCTGCTCGCTGGTGCTGACCACCGGTGGCACCGGCCCGGCGCCGCGTGACGTGACACCCGAGGCCACGCTGGCGGTGGCCGACAAGGTGCTGCCCGGCTTCGGCGAGCAGATGCGGCAGATCGGCCTGGTGTTCGTGCCCACCGCCATCCTCTCGCGGCAGGTGGGCGTGGTGCGTGGCAAGAGCCTGATCCTGAATCTGCCCGGCCAGCCCAAGGCGATCGCCGAAACCCTGGAAGGGCTGAAGCACCCCGACGGCACGCAGCGCGTGTCTGGCATCTTCGCGGCGGTGCCCTACTGCATAGACCTGATCGGCGGCCCTTACCTGGAAACCGACGAATCGGTCTGCAAGGCCTTCCGGCCGAAGTCGGCGATTCGGCCCGCCTGA
- the yjgA gene encoding ribosome biogenesis factor YjgA has translation MSRKPKKGYFVRGQFVAEGSELDLEMKAELKGTADATRTDLKRESTELQKLGEDLLTLRNEVRLALALPEKLEDALADARKITNFEGRRRQGQFIGKLMRKLDEEQVAAVRAALDAQQRGSAAEAAALHEAEAWRVALIDSDESVQDWISRFPQTDIQQLRALVRQARKDAVPEKPGAAPRHGRAYREIFQLVRATLLGDTPDDAPAEDDEDDRDD, from the coding sequence ATGTCACGCAAACCCAAGAAAGGCTACTTCGTGCGCGGCCAGTTCGTCGCCGAAGGCAGCGAACTCGACCTCGAGATGAAGGCCGAACTCAAGGGCACCGCCGATGCCACCCGCACCGATCTGAAGCGCGAAAGCACCGAGCTGCAGAAGCTCGGCGAAGACCTGCTCACCCTGCGCAACGAAGTTCGCCTGGCGTTGGCGCTGCCCGAGAAGCTCGAGGACGCGCTGGCCGATGCCCGCAAGATCACCAATTTCGAAGGCCGCCGCCGCCAGGGTCAGTTCATCGGCAAGCTGATGCGCAAGCTCGACGAAGAGCAAGTTGCCGCCGTCCGCGCCGCGCTCGATGCCCAGCAGCGCGGCTCGGCCGCGGAAGCCGCTGCCCTGCACGAGGCCGAAGCCTGGCGCGTCGCGCTGATCGACAGCGACGAGTCTGTACAGGACTGGATCTCGCGTTTTCCGCAGACCGACATCCAGCAGCTGCGCGCCCTGGTGCGCCAGGCACGCAAGGACGCGGTGCCCGAAAAGCCGGGCGCCGCGCCCCGCCATGGCCGCGCCTACCGCGAAATCTTCCAGCTGGTGCGCGCCACGCTGCTGGGCGATACCCCGGACGACGCGCCGGCCGAGGACGACGAGGACGATCGCGATGACTGA
- the pmbA gene encoding metalloprotease PmbA — MKHKISQPAAPATPGGGTDGFSYSRGFFEDIVDKALAHARKVGATDAGAEASEGCGLSVSVRRGELETVERNRDKSLGVTVYIGQRRGNASTSDFSDAAIAQTVQAAYDIARFTAEDPVAGLPDEADIVREQPDLDLFHPWAIDSEKAAEIARACEHAALSTDKRITNSEGAGVSAQQSHFFSAHTRGFRGGYASSRHSVSVAPIAGRGNNMQRDAWYSSMRDAAELSSPEAVGRYAAARALSRLKARKIATTECPVLFESPLAAGLLGGFTQAVSGGALYRKSTFLLDSLGKPVFPKHIDIEEDPFLRKGKGSSPFDEEGVQTKARRVVDGGRCEGYFLSTYSARKLGMKTTGNAGGSHNLVMTSRLTRPGDDLDAMLKKLGTGLFVIELMGQGVNYVTGDYSRGASGFWVENGEIAFPVQEITIAGNLKTMLMGIQAVGADAYNYGAKTVGSVLINRMKVAGS; from the coding sequence ATGAAACATAAGATCTCCCAACCGGCCGCACCGGCCACGCCCGGCGGCGGCACCGATGGTTTCAGCTATAGCCGCGGTTTCTTCGAAGACATCGTCGACAAGGCGCTGGCGCATGCCCGCAAGGTCGGCGCGACCGACGCGGGCGCCGAGGCGTCCGAAGGCTGCGGCCTGAGCGTCAGCGTGCGGCGCGGGGAGCTCGAAACGGTGGAACGCAACCGCGACAAGTCGCTCGGCGTCACCGTCTACATCGGCCAGCGGCGCGGCAACGCCAGCACCTCCGATTTCTCCGACGCGGCCATCGCCCAGACGGTGCAGGCCGCCTATGACATCGCACGCTTCACCGCCGAAGACCCGGTGGCCGGCCTGCCGGACGAAGCCGACATCGTGCGTGAACAGCCCGATCTCGACCTGTTCCACCCCTGGGCCATCGACAGCGAAAAAGCCGCTGAGATCGCCCGCGCCTGCGAGCATGCGGCCCTGTCCACCGACAAGCGCATCACCAACAGCGAAGGCGCCGGCGTTTCGGCACAGCAGTCGCACTTCTTTTCGGCGCACACGCGTGGCTTTCGCGGCGGCTATGCCAGTTCGCGGCACTCGGTTTCGGTTGCGCCGATCGCCGGCCGCGGCAACAACATGCAGCGCGATGCCTGGTACAGCTCGATGCGTGACGCCGCCGAACTCTCCAGCCCCGAAGCGGTCGGCCGTTACGCGGCAGCCCGTGCGCTGTCTCGGCTGAAGGCCCGCAAGATTGCGACGACCGAATGCCCGGTGCTGTTCGAATCGCCGCTGGCTGCCGGCCTGCTTGGTGGCTTCACCCAGGCGGTCAGCGGTGGCGCGCTCTACCGCAAGAGCACCTTTTTGCTGGATTCGCTGGGCAAGCCGGTGTTTCCCAAGCACATCGACATCGAGGAAGACCCGTTCCTGCGCAAGGGCAAGGGCAGCTCGCCCTTCGACGAGGAAGGCGTGCAGACCAAGGCGCGCCGCGTGGTCGACGGCGGTCGCTGCGAGGGCTACTTTCTCAGCACCTATTCGGCCCGCAAGCTGGGCATGAAGACCACCGGCAATGCCGGCGGATCGCACAACCTGGTGATGACCTCGCGGCTCACCCGGCCGGGCGACGACCTCGACGCCATGCTGAAAAAGCTCGGCACCGGGCTGTTCGTCATCGAGCTGATGGGGCAGGGCGTCAACTACGTCACCGGCGACTATTCGCGCGGCGCGAGCGGCTTCTGGGTGGAGAACGGCGAGATCGCGTTCCCGGTGCAAGAGATCACCATCGCCGGCAACCTGAAGACCATGCTGATGGGCATTCAGGCCGTCGGTGCCGACGCCTACAACTACGGCGCCAAAACGGTGGGCTCGGTGCTGATCAACCGGATGAAGGTCGCCGGCAGCTGA
- a CDS encoding DUF6600 domain-containing protein, translating to MLAQAQSFDGPQHIARFEAMEGSVQFQSAADNQMRLADPQWPLAAGDRVQTAAGSRAELNTGGATLRIGESSDMGITALDERTTQLRLTAGTIGVTVRELPSGERFELDTPNLAVVLDRPGRWRVDVDPGRNTTRITAEFGAGTLYGANGQALAFAAPQSREFSQQALAGSAPLALRQGDGFDRWSDERERILTQSPSVRYASADIPGVAQLDAYGDWTNDPRYGAIWYPRSVGSDWAPYRDGRWEWIPPWGWTWVDQSPWGFAPFHYGRWEQAGNRWGWIPGPPRRRPGYAPSLPFAGARPHRPDGYPPGSRPPDIRPMAPQRIGAPIEPLADQVRRDQWERNQRVRQDQHQADMLRQQQMREAQQRFQPSFGQRQLDDQRRQIEQQQQQLMFQQQRQQQDLMRQQQNQQQQSQQQQRQQQFQLDQQRQQQQFNHQQQQQQMLIRQGVQQRSETMRSFPASGGNSPGGNGGGGGGGGSNMRRAPP from the coding sequence ATGCTTGCTCAGGCCCAATCGTTCGACGGGCCGCAGCACATCGCCCGCTTCGAAGCGATGGAAGGCAGCGTGCAGTTCCAATCGGCTGCCGACAACCAGATGCGGCTCGCCGACCCGCAATGGCCGCTGGCCGCCGGCGACCGGGTGCAAACCGCCGCCGGCAGCCGCGCCGAACTCAACACCGGTGGCGCCACGTTGCGTATCGGCGAGTCCAGCGACATGGGCATCACCGCCCTCGACGAACGCACCACGCAGCTGCGCCTGACCGCCGGCACCATCGGCGTCACCGTGCGCGAGTTGCCCTCGGGCGAGCGATTCGAGCTCGACACACCCAACCTCGCCGTGGTGCTCGACCGCCCCGGACGCTGGCGGGTCGATGTCGATCCAGGCCGCAACACCACTCGTATCACCGCCGAATTCGGCGCCGGCACCCTGTATGGCGCCAATGGTCAGGCGCTGGCTTTCGCCGCCCCGCAATCCCGGGAATTCAGCCAGCAGGCGCTGGCAGGCTCCGCACCGCTCGCCTTGCGCCAGGGCGACGGCTTCGACCGGTGGTCGGACGAGCGCGAGCGCATCCTCACCCAATCGCCCTCCGTGCGTTACGCCTCCGCCGACATCCCCGGCGTCGCGCAACTCGATGCCTACGGCGACTGGACGAACGACCCGCGCTACGGCGCGATCTGGTACCCGCGCAGCGTCGGCAGCGACTGGGCGCCCTACCGCGACGGCCGCTGGGAATGGATTCCGCCGTGGGGCTGGACCTGGGTCGACCAATCACCCTGGGGTTTCGCGCCTTTCCATTACGGCCGCTGGGAGCAGGCCGGCAATCGCTGGGGCTGGATTCCCGGCCCGCCGCGACGCCGGCCGGGCTATGCACCGTCCCTGCCCTTCGCCGGAGCCCGGCCACATCGGCCGGATGGCTATCCACCAGGCAGCAGGCCGCCCGATATCCGCCCCATGGCGCCGCAACGCATCGGCGCGCCGATCGAACCGCTGGCCGACCAGGTACGCCGCGACCAGTGGGAACGCAACCAGCGGGTGCGCCAGGATCAGCATCAGGCCGACATGCTGCGTCAGCAGCAGATGCGCGAGGCCCAGCAGCGCTTCCAGCCCAGCTTCGGTCAGCGGCAGTTGGACGATCAGCGCCGGCAGATCGAGCAGCAGCAACAACAGCTGATGTTCCAGCAGCAACGCCAGCAACAGGACCTGATGCGGCAACAGCAGAACCAGCAGCAGCAAAGCCAGCAACAGCAGCGGCAGCAGCAGTTCCAGCTCGACCAGCAGCGTCAGCAGCAACAGTTCAATCACCAACAGCAGCAGCAACAGATGCTGATCCGCCAGGGCGTGCAACAACGATCGGAGACCATGCGCAGCTTTCCGGCATCCGGCGGTAACTCACCGGGCGGGAATGGCGGAGGCGGTGGGGGCGGCGGCTCCAACATGCGCCGCGCGCCACCCTGA
- a CDS encoding GatB/YqeY domain-containing protein, with amino-acid sequence MTLKERITDDMKTAMRAKDSERLGTIRLLLAAMKQKEVDERIELDDAAVVAIVDKLLKQRKDSIAAFEQANRPDLAEKEAAESKVLQAYLPERLSADEVRSAIAAIVEKLTAELGHKPAAADMGKVMGAAKAELAGKADMGQVSAAVKAALAG; translated from the coding sequence ATGACTCTCAAAGAACGCATCACCGACGACATGAAGACCGCCATGCGCGCCAAGGACAGCGAACGCCTCGGCACCATCCGCCTGCTGCTGGCCGCGATGAAGCAGAAGGAAGTCGACGAGCGCATCGAACTCGACGATGCCGCCGTCGTGGCCATCGTCGACAAGCTGCTCAAGCAGCGCAAGGACTCCATCGCCGCCTTCGAGCAGGCCAACCGGCCGGATCTGGCCGAAAAGGAAGCCGCCGAATCGAAGGTGCTGCAGGCCTATCTGCCAGAGCGCCTGTCGGCCGACGAAGTGCGCAGCGCCATCGCCGCCATCGTCGAGAAGCTCACCGCCGAACTCGGCCACAAGCCCGCCGCAGCCGACATGGGCAAGGTGATGGGCGCGGCCAAGGCCGAGCTGGCGGGCAAGGCCGACATGGGCCAGGTGTCCGCTGCGGTCAAGGCCGCGCTCGCAGGCTGA
- the rpsU gene encoding 30S ribosomal protein S21, translating into MTTIRVKENEPFDVALRRFKRTIEKLGLLTDLRAREFYEKPTAERKRKKAAAVKRHYKRVRSMQLPKKLY; encoded by the coding sequence ATGACCACCATTCGAGTTAAAGAAAACGAGCCCTTCGACGTTGCACTGCGCCGCTTCAAGCGCACCATCGAGAAACTGGGCCTGCTGACCGACCTGCGCGCCCGCGAGTTCTACGAAAAGCCGACCGCCGAGCGCAAGCGCAAGAAGGCAGCCGCCGTGAAGCGCCACTACAAGCGCGTTCGCAGCATGCAACTGCCCAAGAAGCTGTACTAA